In the Ostrinia nubilalis chromosome 7, ilOstNubi1.1, whole genome shotgun sequence genome, one interval contains:
- the LOC135073361 gene encoding carboxypeptidase Q-like, whose protein sequence is MKVVVLLFAVLSLISAKVVYKDDVCNELLGDDLIAEIASYENVVNEILNYVIEGEYKGQTYNELAKFVDKFGARPSGTEVLEQSIDYMIQLTRDENINDITTEELTVPHWTRGEETLTMLEPRVKNMALLGLGRSVTTPPEGVTAEIVVVNSFAELDKYSNSDIEGKIVLYDPIFTTYGETVQYRSQGAAKAAAKGAVASLLRSITPFSINSPHAGSQNYDENVPKIPAAAITLEDADLLRRIYSRGEKIVLNLKMFSTDDTKISRNTLVDYKGTEKPEKLVIVSGHIDSWDVGQGAMDDGGGLFVSWAVPVILKRLNLKPRRTIRSIFWTAEELGLIGAKAYEEKHRSEADNINFIMESDEGTFAPLGLAVAGNAETRCIIKEILKLFKSINATTLVEDNSPGSDIAVIIQTGVPGASLHNDNSMYFWFHHTEGDTMNVEDEQELDLGAAFWTAAAYVIADISKDIPR, encoded by the exons ATGAAGGTGGTAGTGCTTCTGTTTGCAGTTCTAAGTTTGATAAGTGCCAAAGTCGTATATAAAGATGATGTGTGCAATGAGCTATTAGGTGATGACTTGATAGCAGAGATCGCGTCATACGAAAATGTAGTCAATGAAATCCTAAATTATGTGATCGAAGGCGAGTATAAGGGCCAAACTTATAACGA ATTAGCGAAGTTCGTCGATAAATTTGGAGCCCGACCATCAGGCACGGAGGTGTTGGAACAATCAATCGATTATATGATTCAATTGACGCGTGATGAGAATATTAATGACATTACAACAGAAGAATTAACG GTTCCTCATTGGACTAGAGGCGAGGAAACTCTGACCATGCTCGAGCCAAGAGTCAAGAATATGGCTCTATTGGGACTAGGCCGGAGCGTTACTACCCCCCCTGAAGGAGTCACTGCTGAAATTGTCGTCGTCAACAGTTTTGCAGAACTAGATAAATATTCTAATAGTGATATAGAAGGCAAAATAGTTCTATATGACCCCATTTTCACAACTTACGGTGAGACTGTACAATACAGATCCCAAGGGGCAGCGAAAGCTGCCGCAAAAGGTGCCGTAGCATCGTTACTGAGATCAATTACGCCATTCTCAATCAATTCACCACACGCTGGCAGTCAAAACTATGATGAAAATGTTCCAAAGATACCAGCAGCAGCTATCACTTTGGAAGATGCTGATTTACTCAGAAGAATATATTCACGCGGAGAAAAAATTGTATTGAACCTCAAAATGTTTTCAACAGACGACACCAAAATTTCAAGAAACACCTTAGTTGATTATAAAGGCACTGAAAAACCAGAAAAACTGGTTATAGTATCAGGGCATATAGACAGCTGGGACGTCGGCCAGGGCGCTATGGATGATGGCGGTGGCTTATTTGTGAGTTGGGCGGTGCCTGTAATCCTTAAGCGTTTGAATCTAAAACCAAGGAGAACAATCCGTTCAATATTTTGGACTGCAGAAGAATTAGGCCTTATAGGGGCTAAAGCTTACGAAGAAAAACATAGGAGTGAAGCTGATAATATTAACTTCATTATGGAATCCGATGAAGGCACATTTGCTCCTCTTGGCTTAGCAGTCGCTGGCAACGCAGAAACTCGTTGTATCATAAAAGAAATCTTGAAGTTGTTTAAATCCATAAACGCTACGACCTTAGTAGAAGATAATAGCCCTGGATCTGATATTGCTGTTATTATACAAACTGGTGTACCTGGTGCCAGTCTTCATAATGATAACAGCATGTACTTTTGGTTCCATCACACAGAGGGAGATACAATGAACGTAGAAGATGAGCAAGAACTCGATCTAGGAGCAGCTTTTTGGACTGCTGCTGCTTACGTCATCGCTGACATTTCCAAGGACATTCCAcgataa
- the LOC135073360 gene encoding carboxypeptidase Q-like: MFVLVTFVCLLVSLTVDSASNSRSGHNSCDIGGLAAEIASYEPVVKRIIEYVVSGPYKGKTYQELAKFVDKFGARPSGTEVLEHAIDYMIQLTRDENIDDITTEELTVPRWARGEEELTMLEPRVKNMALLGLGPSVSTPPEGITAEVVIVKSFADLDKHPDSDIEGKIVLYDALYTNYGETVQYRSRGAVKAAAKGAVASLLRSVTPFSINSPHAGMQAYDDNVPKIPAAAITLEDADLLKRIYSRGEKIVLNLKMFSTSETKISRNTLVDYKGTEKPEKLVIVSGHIDSWDVGQGAMDDGGGLFVSWAVPVILNRLNLKPRRTIRSIFWTAEELGLIGAKAYEEKHRHEADNINLIMESDEGTFAPLGLRVAGNAEARCIIKEVLKLFKSINATTLIEDDSPGSDITVIVETGVPGASLHNDNSMYFWFHHTEGDTMNVEDEHELDLGAAFWTAAAYVIADISKDIPR; the protein is encoded by the exons ATGTTTGTGTTAGTCACATTCGTGTGTTTACTTGTTTCGTTGACAGTGGACAGTGCGTCGAATTCCCGTTCGGGGCACAATTCCTGTGACATCGGAGGACTGGCCGCCGAAATCGCCTCGTACGAACCCGTCGTCAAACGTATAATAGAGTATGTAGTTTCTGGGCCATACAAAGGGAAAACCTACCAAGA ATTAGCGAAGTTCGTCGATAAATTTGGAGCTCGACCATCAGGCACGGAGGTGTTGGAGCATGCAATCGACTATATGATTCAATTGACCCgtgatgaaaatattgatgatatTACAACAGAAGAATTAACG GTTCCTCGTTGGGCTAGAGGCGAAGAAGAATTGACTATGCTCGAGCCGAGAGTCAAGAATATGGCCCTGTTGGGATTAGGCCCGAGTGTTTCTACCCCCCCTGAAGGAATCACCGCAGAAGTTGTCATCGTCAAGAGTTTTGCTGACTTAGATAAACATCCTGACAGTGACATAGAAGGCAAAATAGTTCTATATGATGCTCTCTATACAAATTACGGTGAGACTGTACAATACCGATCCCGAGGGGCAGTGAAAGCAGCGGCAAAAGGTGCCGTAGCATCGTTACTGAGATCGGTCACGCCATTCTCAATCAATTCACCACATGCCGGGATGCAAGCTTATGACGACAATGTACCAAAGATACCAGCAGCAGCTATCACTTTAGAAGATGCTGATTTACTTAAGAGGATATATTCACGCGGCgaaaaaattgttttgaatcTCAAAATGTTTTCAACATCCGAAACCAAAATTTCAAGAAACACCTTAGTTGATTATAAAGGCACTGAAAAACCAGAAAAACTAGTTATAGTATCAGGGCATATAGACAGCTGGGACGTCGGCCAGGGCGCTATGGATGATGGAGGTGGCTTATTTGTCAGTTGGGCGGTCCCTGTTATCCTTAATCGTTTGAATCTAAAACCAAGGAGAACAATCCGTTCAATATTTTGGACTGCAGAAGAATTAGGCCTTATAGGGGCTAAAGCTTACGAAGAAAAACATAGGCATGAAGCTGATAATATAAACCTCATAATGGAATCAGATGAAGGCACATTTGCTCCCCTTGGCTTAAGAGTCGCTGGCAACGCAGAGGCTCGTTGTATCATAAAAgaagtcttaaaattatttaaatccatAAATGCCACGACTTTGATAGAAGATGATAGCCCTGGTTCTGATATTACTGTCATCGTAGAAACTGGTGTACCTGGTGCCAGTCTTCATAATGATAACAGCATGTACTTTTGGTTCCATCACACAGAGGGAGATACAATGAACGTAGAAGATGAGCACGAACTCGATCTAGGAGCAGCTTTTTGGACTGCTGCTGCTTACGTCATCGCTGACATTTCCAAGGACATTCCACGATAA